The Desulfovibrio fairfieldensis sequence ACAGCATCCACCGGGTGGGTGAACAATCCCTGAAGCTCAAGGACGACATGCGCGCCCTTGCGGAACAGGCCCGGTCCATTGACCGGATCATGGGCGTGATTTCGGACATTGCGGACCAGACCAACCTTCTGGCCCTGAACGCGGCCATTGAAGCGGCCCGCGCGGGTGATGCCGGGCGCGGCTTCGCCGTGGTGGCCGACGAGGTGCGCAAGCTGGCCGAAAAAACCATGGCCTCCACCACGGATGTGGGCGACGCCATCAAGGCCATTCAGCAGAGCGCCGGTCAGAGTGCGGAACAGGTGGATATCGCCGTGCGGATCATCGACGAGGCCACGGAGTTCGCGGGCAAGTCCGGCGAAGCCCTGCAGCGGATCGTGGAGATGGCTGATTCCACAGCCGACCAGGTGCGGGCCATTGCCACGGCCTCGGAGCAGCAGTCCGCCTCCAGCGAGGAAATCAACCGTTCCATCATTCAGGTCAACGCCATTGCAGGCGATACCGCCCAGGCCATGCAAGCGGCCTCCGAAGCCGTGACCGAGCTGGCGGAACAGACGCGGGCCCTGTCCGGACTGATCGAGAAAATGAGGAGGGAATAGACTATCCCGTGGGAAGTTGGAGCATCTAAAATCACACACGGGGGAGTCGTATGACAATCAGAACACGATTTTTGTTGGCTTTTATTGGGACCATCCTGCTCATTGCCGGCGGGGTTATCAGCTATGTGGCCGTACAGATGCGCGACGACGCGGAAAGTTATTACATTTCCTCCTCCAGCGTGGAATTGCGCCTGATGAACGATTATATCGAGGAGTTTCTGAAGACGGCCATCAATAATGCGGCCATAGCCGCCAAGGATGCCGAATTTGCCGGGGCCGGGGGCATTTTTCCCCGTTACGTGGAAAAGGATGTTGAAACCGTTTTTCGTGTGGCGGATCTGAGCCCGGAGGCGCGGCACCTGATGGAACCGCTGTCGCGCCTTGACAAGGATTACGACAGCTATGTGGAAGTGTACGCCGGTTTTGCCGACGGCAGTCTGGTCACGACCCTGGACGGCCTGAAGTTTCCCGCCCATTTCGACATGAGCAAGCGCCCCTGGTATGTGGCGCGCGCCGGAGCCGCCGAGGACGTGGGGCTGGCCGGAGCCTATACCTCCATGTCCGGGGAAACGGTTTTCGCCATTACGCACAAGATAAAGGATGCGCAGGGCAGGCTGGCGGGCGTGCTGGGCATAGATGTGACCTTGAAGCTGCTTGCGGACAAGTTTGCGGAACTGAGCAAGGGCGACAACGGATATTTCGTGCTTATCGAAAACACCGGCAAGATCCTGTGCGAACCCGCGCATCCGGCTTTGGTGGGCAAGGTGCTGGGCAAAGACGTCAATGATGCGGGCATGCTGCGGGTCTTTGGCACCGACAAGGGCGTGGTGCGCCTGACCGTGGACGGCGAGGCCATCCAAGCCAACGTTATCACCAACTCTTTCGGCTGGAAGCTGGTCTCCGTGCAGAGCGATGCGGCCATCTACGCCCGCAGCAACGCCACTGTGCGGGCTGTGGCCCTGATTACCCTGACCCTGGCCCTGCTGGCCCTGGCCGGGGCGGTCTGGGTCGCCCGTTCGGTCAGCAGGCCCCTGGCGCGCATCGTCGAGACCTCCAGGGAGATTTCGGCTGGCAATCTGGACGCGCGGCTTGACCCCAAAGACTATTACGGCGAGTTGTTCCAATTGCAGGAGGTTCTGAGCGACATGGTGGCGACGCTCAAGCAGCGCCTCGCCGAGGCCCGCGAACAGTCGGATCTGGCCAAAACGGAAACCGCCAGGGCCCAGGAAGCCGTGCAAATGGCGGAAGAGGCCCGCCATAAGGCCGAAAATGCCCGGCGTGAGGGCATGCTGGCCGCCGCCGGGCAGCTGGAAGGCGTGGTGGGCGTGGTGGGCTCGGTGGTTGCCGGGCTCTCCGCCCAGATTGAACGATCCGAGCGCGGCGCGGCGGAACAGGCCTCCCGGGTGACGGAAACCGTCACCGCCATGGAGGAAATGAACGCTACTGTGACCGAAGTGGCCCGGAACGCGGGCACCGCCTCGGAAGTCTCCGCGGCCACCCGGCAGAAGGCCGAGGCCGGAGCGGAAGTGGTTTCGCGGGCCGTGGGCAGCATCCACCGGGTGGGGGAGCAGTCCCTGAAGCTCAAGGACGACATGCGCGCCCTTGCGGAACAGGCCCGGTCCATTGACCGGATCATGGGCGTGATTTCAGATATTGCGGACCAGACCAATCTGCTGGCCCTGAACGCGGCCATTGAAGCGGCCCGCGCGGGCGATGCCGGGCGCGGCTTCGCCGTGGTGGCGGACGAGGTGCGCAAGCTGGCTGAAAAGACCATGGCCTCCACCACGGATGTGGGCAACGCCATCAAGGCCATCCAGCAGAGCGCCGGTCAGAGCGCGGAACAGGTGGATATTGCCGTGCGGATCATCGACGAGGCCACGGAGTTCGCGGGCAAGTCCGGCGAAGCCCTGCAGCAGATCGTGGAGATGGCCGATTCCACGGCCGACCAGGTGCGGACCATTGCCACGGCCTCGGAGCAGCAGTCCGCCTCCAG is a genomic window containing:
- a CDS encoding methyl-accepting chemotaxis protein, encoding MTIRTRFLLAFIGTILLIAGGVISYVAVQMRDDAESYYISSSSVELRLMNDYIEEFLKTAINNAAIAAKDAEFAGAGGIFPRYVEKDVETVFRVADLSPEARHLMEPLSRLDKDYDSYVEVYAGFADGSLVTTLDGLKFPAHFDMSKRPWYVARAGAAEDVGLAGAYTSMSGETVFAITHKIKDAQGRLAGVLGIDVTLKLLADKFAELSKGDNGYFVLIENTGKILCEPAHPALVGKVLGKDVNDAGMLRVFGTDKGVVRLTVDGEAIQANVITNSFGWKLVSVQSDAAIYARSNATVRAVALITLTLALLALAGAVWVARSVSRPLARIVETSREISAGNLDARLDPKDYYGELFQLQEVLSDMVATLKQRLAEAREQSDLAKTETARAQEAVQMAEEARHKAENARREGMLAAAGQLEGVVGVVGSVVAGLSAQIERSERGAAEQASRVTETVTAMEEMNATVTEVARNAGTASEVSAATRQKAEAGAEVVSRAVGSIHRVGEQSLKLKDDMRALAEQARSIDRIMGVISDIADQTNLLALNAAIEAARAGDAGRGFAVVADEVRKLAEKTMASTTDVGNAIKAIQQSAGQSAEQVDIAVRIIDEATEFAGKSGEALQQIVEMADSTADQVRTIATASEQQSASSEEISRSISHVNAIAGDTAQAMQAAAGAVTDLAEQTRALSGLIENMKKS